GTTTATTTATCAGGCTATACACAGGGTAATCTAGATGGAAATACTCTCGTAGGCTCTGCAAATTTATTTGTGAGTAAATACAATACAAATGGCACAAAGCAATGGACTAAGCTAAGAGGAAATGCATCTACGTTTGGCAATGCAATAGCTGTTGATGGATCAGCAAACTCTTATGTAACGGGTTATAAGAATGGATCTAGTCTAGATTCATTTAGCCATCCGAACGGCGGTAATTCTTTATTCATTGTCAAGCATAATACAAATGGAATCTGGCAGGGAACAGATGGATTAGCAACAAGCCCCGGAGGTGATGGTATAGAAGGTTATGGAATAGCTATCTCGCCTAACGGTAATATTATCGTAGCAGGAATGACTAAGACTACAACTAGATGTGGAACAACAAATGCTATAGCAAGTTCAGCCATTTTTATTTTTAATTCAAGCATGTCTTATTCAACTTGTGGAAGTGTAAACGGTACAGGAAGCTTTGGGTTTGGAATAGCAATTGATTCATCTAACAATATTTATGTAGCTGGTTATTTTACTTCGACTACATTTGACGGAATCTCCAAAAATTCCTCTGGTTCAAACAATGATGCCTACTTAATTAAATTCAATTCTTCTGGAATCAGGCAATGGACTAAAGTCTATGGAGTAGCTGGTGCAACGAATACTAAAGCGTATGCAATCACACTTTCAGGATCCAATATTTATATTACGGGTGAAACAAGTGGCAATTTAAATGGAGAAACCTTGAATGGCACACAAGATATGTTTATTATGAAATACGATTTACTTTCTGATACAGTAAAATGGACAAAGCTAATTGGTGCTGCTGGTGCTGCAACGGTTGGTCAAGGAGTCACATTTGATTCTAACAATACAATGTATGGAGCCGGAACAACCACCGGAGACTTAGGTGGAACAACCAATCAACCAAACCAAAACAATCCTTATTCATCACTCGATTTGTTCAATAAAATCTAAAGTCTACGAATAAATAATATCTAACTAAACTTTCAAGAATCCCCTTTGCATTGCAAAAACATCATTGATCTTTTTTAAAACATCACTGATCATTTCTGAAATATCACTGATCTTTTCCATAATTTCACTTATCTTTTTTTAAACTAAGAGCCTTTACTTTCTTAAACGCCAGAATTTTCCTATCGAGGGTAACAAGCGTTGCCCCTTCGGAAATTGCAGTGGCTACAATCCATCTATCAGCAGGGTCTTTGTGATCCCATTTTAGGTTTACTGCGATATTCGAAATCTTAGAAGAGATAGGAATTTCCTTAAATCCTGATTCAGCAATTGCGCTATCATACCATTGAATCGGCGGGAGGCTAAGAGTAATATGCCCGTGTTTAGCAAGCATAAATATTTCCCAAGAGGTGATGGTGGATAACAAAACTTCTTTTGCATTTTCGATAGCGACTTTAATACGCGTAGGCATTTTACTACCGTTCATATAATAAATAAAAATATGAGTATTAAGTATTAGTTTCAAAGGTTTTCCCATTGATCAGAAAAAGAGATTTCTTCCAATTTATTACTATGAATCTTGACACTGCCCTTAAGGCTTAATTGTTTTGTCTTTTTCCAAAGAGAAACTGGAACTAAATAAGCAATTGGTTTATTTCGCTTATGAACAAGTATTGGTTTAGAAAATCCTCTCTTGTCATCAAGTAAACGTAAACAGTTTTGTTTGAATTCAGTAATCGTATAATCTTCCATATGTCTATTATAAGTGGTCATTTCAAAAAGTAAACATTTTTTTACTTTCAATCTGCAGCGTTATCAATTCTTCGTAGCGCATGGTTTGAAGCATCAACAAAATACAAACGAGTTCCGTCTGATGTTATTCCACCTAGATTTCCAAGAAGTGCAGATGCTCCTGTTCCGTCCTGGTAGCCATTAGCCCCTGCAATGGTAACTACATCGAAACTAGAAATTTTTACTCTGCGAATTTTTTGTCCTGTGTATTCTGTTATGAATAGATTCACTCCGTCTGTTTCGATTCCGTGCGGTTCATTGAATTCTGCCACAAGTCCAATTCCATCTGTTGAGGCTGCTACTCCACTTCCTGCGATTGTTGTCACTGCAAAGGAGCGCTCATATTAATCTTACGCAATATATTGCTTCCACATTCTACAACATATAAATAATTTCCAACGGATACAGAATCACAGGGTCTATTGAGACTTGCCGTTATACCGTTAGTGCTATCTACAGCAGCGGTAGTTCCGTCTCCCGCCATTAAAGTTACAACTCCAGAAGAAATGAGATACCTTTTAATCTTATTATTATTTCTATCACTAATATAAAGATAATTTCCATCTGTAGTAATTCCATTTGGGAAATTAATTCTAGCAACACTTCCAACTCCAATTGCATCTCCTGAGGCTCCTCCTAGTCCAATTAATGTAGTTACCGCCGTGGAGCTAATATCGACTTTGCGAATCATATTGTTTGCTCTATCGCATACAAATAAACTGGTTCCATCAGTTGAAATTTGAATCGGAAAATTAAATCTTGCCGCACTTCCTGTTCCGTCTAACGTTCCCGAAGTCCCGCACAGTCCTGCTACAGTGGTTACACTTCCTGTCGCAATTTCATACTTTCGAATGCAGTGATTGCCAGAGTCTGCAATGAATAAATCTTTTCCATTCGAAGTCACGCCGAGAGGAATATTAAACCGCGCAGTTCCACCAACACCATCTACATAGCCGGAATTCGAAGTTGTCGGAAGCGAACCAGCTACTGTTGTAACACTGGCTGCGTTAGCCGCAATCGTAAAGGTGGAAAGAGTAGAAAGGACTTTTCCACCTACTAGATACCCGCCAACACAATTCACTGTAAAACTTACATCCGCTGTTAATGTTCCCGAAAGGGTTCCTCCGTAAAGAGCACAGACTTTACCCGTAGGTTGAGATTTGAAGCTCAGCGCAAAATTTGTATTATTCGGTAATATTGCGCCGATTTTTGTATTATTGTCGAATGTCTTAAAGGAATTTCCACTCGTATCATAATACATCTCCAGTGGAGTATCAGAAGCAGTTAGACCGGTTACATTGACAACTCCCGCACTTCCTAAAATACTATAACCCAAATTTGTCAAAGTCACAGTGTATTCCGCCTTAGACCCATCTTCTGCAACAAGAGAATAGGTAACTGGACTTGTAAAATCATTAGTCGTATTTCCATTGCTTTGTAAAACTCCATTCGCATAAATAGAATTAGCCGTCGTGTCTAAAGTTGCTACTAAATTAGTGAGAGATACACTGGAAGGTAAAACAGCCGTTATACTCGATCCAGAAATCGTAGCAGTAACAGGTGGAGAAATTTTAAGAAACTGAAAACTCTTTAGATCTTTCGAACTAGAAAGCACAGGAGTTGGGATTGGTGTTGGCGAAACGGTAGAGGCGTTGTTAGGCAAAGAAAAAATCGTTTTTAACTTTGGACTTTTATCCAAACATGCCAACCCGAACGCTAGTAGTAATAAAGAAAGAAAGACTTTCATAGTATATCAGACTTCCAAATTAAAAGATATCTTTTCTTCCTTATAGGTTAAACGCTTTAAAAAATCGATGTCAAGCAAAACTATTAATAAATAGCACTTAAAAAAAATTACAAAAAGATTTTTGACAGAAAACTAAGCTAGACAAAGATACAAACAATTTTAATCCTTTCGTTGAGTCTAATTATCATAACTCTTCTTTCCAATTCGGCTCCCTCAATGCAGAATCCTTTGTAAATTTAAAACGAAATCTAGGCAGTGACTTTATCATTAAAGGATTTTTTCTAGGTTCTGAGCCAGTTGGATTTAGCTCTTCATTTATTTTTAATTCTATTCTAGACGCCAACTATGTAGGGATTCACTATGAGTTAAATCAAGAGTATGCGATCTACCAGAGAATGCGTTACGATTATATCGAACTCGCCATCAAAAGAAACTGCGGCGAATTGCGATTTGGCAGAACTGCCAAAGAAAACCATTTAAGGATAAATACAAGTATCCGTTCCATTTCTACACTCTTCCCAAATCGTTTGACGAATACGAAATCCAAGCCATCCCCACTACTTACATTCTAAATTCCAAGAATGAAATTCTTTATAGTAAGATGGGAGACATAGACTGGAGTAAAATTAAATATTAAAAATTACTCTAAATGGTGCAGGCTTCATAAATAACCTTGAATTTATTGGGTTTTTTCGCAGTGATCTTTGTGAACTCTCTTAAAAGTTCGATTTTTGCTATCCTAAAATTTGAACTCTTGTGAATTGGATTCATGCACTATTTATTTTTATTCTTTCTATTCACTCTTTCCTTATTCGCAGATCCAATTAAAAAAGGATATATTTCTAAAACCTATTCGTCTACAGACGGACTGGCTAATAATATCGTTAGTTCCATAGATCAAGACAAGAATGGATTCTTATGGATTGGAACCTACGGCGGAATCAGTCGCTATGATGGTCGTGAATTCAGAACCTATACTATGAAAGATGGATTATCCTTTGACGCTGTCCGCACTGTTTTTGCAGACAAAGACAACGATGATGTCTGGGTGGGAACAGAACTCGGACTTACCATTATAAGAAATGGAAAAATTTCTTCCGATCAAAATGAATTCCCATTCTTAAAAGATCTTGAAAATAAAGACATAAGAGCTATTGCCAAAATTGATAAGAATAATTTTCTAATCGGAACCACAGATGGACTCTTCCGAATCAAAGAAAAAGAAATAAGAGGAATTGAAATAACAAAAAAAGACAACAAGTCAATCCAATCCATATACAAGGCAAGCAATGAATCTATCTGGGTTGGAACTAAGAAAGAAGGTCTATTTATCGTTTTGCTAAAAGAAGAGAAATATAAATTAATTTCTGAAAAAGAAGATATAATTGGAATCAATGAAGAAATTGAATCCGAATCAAACGAAAATAGAATTATTGTTTCGTATAGAAATCGCGGATTATACCATTATTCCCCTATTGGAGAAAAGGAAGAAGGAGAAATTTATCGTCCTTATGATAAACTCAATCCTGCACATCGATATTTAATTTGCGAGAATAGGAATAGTGGCGCAAAAGAATTATCCTTTCTTTCCCAATTAGAAAAATCCATTCTTAAAGAAGACAAGCATTATACTCAGGGGAATATCAAAAATGTAAATTCCTGTTTTATTGATAAAGAAAATACGATTTGGGTTGGAACCTATGGCTCCGGCTTAAAAAAATACTATCATAATAAAATCACAAAGTTTTCCGAGATAAAGCAGGGCTTAAATGATCCGAATATACGCTTTATTATAAAGGACTCTAAAAATAGAATTTGGCTTGGAACTCAAACAAATGTTACAAAATTTGAAAATGGTAAATTTACATCTATACTGGAGGCTACTAACCATAAGTCGCTCATTAAAATCAGAGCTATTGTAGAAGATGACTACGGAAGAATTTGGTTTGGATCGGAAAGTGGTTTATTTTATTTACAGGGGAATTCAATCTATCAATACGAAATTTTTACGAAAGAACTCGAAAAGCCAATTAAAGCCGTATATTCAATGGATAAATTTAAAGACGCGCTGTATGTTTCGGAAGGGAAAAAAATTAGAAGAATCAATTTACTCAATATAAATGAACAAACCAGGATTGATTACAATGACGAAAAAACGAGAGAAGTATTCTGGAGAATCGTTCAAAGCCTAGATCAAAAAAATCTTTATCTACAAAGCTCAGAGCGAATCTTAAAACTAAATAAGGATAACAATAAATTTATTACTGTGTTTAAGAAAGATAGATACATAAAAGATAATAATAAATTAAACAAGATTCAGGTATTTCTTCCCATTTCCGAAAAGCATTTCCTCATTGGAGATGATAAACTTGTAATCGACAAAGACGATGTTATTACATTTGTGCTAACCAAAGAAAATGAACTACCGGACGGGCAAATTGTGAGTATCCTTCCTTATAGGAATACAAAAGATAAGAAAGAACCCGAAGGTTATTGGATTGGAACTAGCAAAGGATTAGTTCACTACATAGAAGGGAAAAAAGCCGTTCTATACAATAAGAATGATGGACTAGCTG
This genomic interval from Leptospiraceae bacterium contains the following:
- a CDS encoding type II toxin-antitoxin system VapC family toxin, encoding MKLILNTHIFIYYMNGSKMPTRIKVAIENAKEVLLSTITSWEIFMLAKHGHITLSLPPIQWYDSAIAESGFKEIPISSKISNIAVNLKWDHKDPADRWIVATAISEGATLVTLDRKILAFKKVKALSLKKDK
- a CDS encoding SBBP repeat-containing protein, with amino-acid sequence MGSNRITVLILLIFSFCLKAKKSPFDVSSQSGSATTALVSGVRISTVASGTNSTSTTTPTTNTPTTATIPAPPSNLAYTVTALQSKLIPGNTTVISPTITGTVSSWTISPSTLPPGVTFDATTGVITCSPPVGSAPFPLTNFTVTAINPGGNTTFTVPLQVLGTGENVWTVISGVSGQDVGVNAGSLVVDNTSISTSLFLSGNVMGNMDGVTSPAPANQALFISKYSLDGTRSWTQMLGVAGADTIPQGTRMDASGNVYLSGYTQGNLDGNTLVGSANLFVSKYNTNGTKQWTKLRGNASTFGNAIAVDGSANSYVTGYKNGSSLDSFSHPNGGNSLFIVKHNTNGIWQGTDGLATSPGGDGIEGYGIAISPNGNIIVAGMTKTTTRCGTTNAIASSAIFIFNSSMSYSTCGSVNGTGSFGFGIAIDSSNNIYVAGYFTSTTFDGISKNSSGSNNDAYLIKFNSSGIRQWTKVYGVAGATNTKAYAITLSGSNIYITGETSGNLNGETLNGTQDMFIMKYDLLSDTVKWTKLIGAAGAATVGQGVTFDSNNTMYGAGTTTGDLGGTTNQPNQNNPYSSLDLFNKI
- a CDS encoding type II toxin-antitoxin system Phd/YefM family antitoxin, whose translation is MTTYNRHMEDYTITEFKQNCLRLLDDKRGFSKPILVHKRNKPIAYLVPVSLWKKTKQLSLKGSVKIHSNKLEEISFSDQWENL